A region from the Halichondria panicea chromosome 11, odHalPani1.1, whole genome shotgun sequence genome encodes:
- the LOC135343567 gene encoding E3 ubiquitin-protein ligase TRIM71-like → MAEGPDPVIADLEQEVTCGICHDRYQEPKLLPCCHYYCKQCILTLSSRYPPNQPFPCPDCREPTLLPDNNPDRLPTAFFINRMKALYSRMEKAHGKLEATCEMCSGGKATAFCRQCVNFICEDCVKSHKRLRVFAGHAISTLDELKQGGVKELTFESPPPPKCEDHEELKKIFCFDCNKLICRDCIVIEHAGHNYEFVKKAAPATRKKLTEHLSPLKNLLPDLSTAVNQVKGTKQKIQAQKELTERQVNAKFQELHDILDRCKVRVLRESSALADSKMEKLTIQEKGLDLSLGTAQSLIDFVERTLENASDEELITMQEQVVSRIDAEVVKRGKEAANPDPVEKDDFGIEVFVCEDLKKLCENNVIVCEGKPIVKGDGIKTAEVDKCASLNVYISSKQGKPQAVLKSLVDQSTQQLQAVSLMGGVYSVEYTPRVRGRHHLLISVDDQPIPGSPFSVFVKIPPTKLDKPVKQIKGINIPVYMAFNSSEELIVTDFLGDVLVFDKKGEQIQSISKSKHGFDGICGVAVDKEDNIYVCDSIKRCVYKFNKRGDLLKRFGTKGSGPKELNFPRGIAVAGDQVFVCYQNNHRVQVLTTELEPVKQIGSIGTGNEHFNEPEDVAVDNEQMVYVTDCSNDRVQVLTMDGRFIRSIGKKGNGQGDLYGPRGVCVTGFVYVADYRVSVFTKDGQFVTSFGNGHITSPRGVAVDSDGFVYVRSEGSVVIF, encoded by the coding sequence ATGGCCGAAGGACCTGATCCAGTTATTGCTGATCTCgagcaagaggtgacctgtggcatctgtcatgaccgctaccaggagccaaagctgctcccttgttgtcactactactgcaagcaatgcatcctcacactctccagtcgctaccCACCCAACCAGCCGTTCCCCTGCCCCGACTGTCGTGAGCCCACTCTATTGCCAGACAACAACCCTGACAGACTGCccactgcgttcttcatcaacCGGATGAAAGCACTCTACTCGAGGATGGAGAAAGCCCACGGAAAATTGGAGGCCACTTGTGAAATGTGCTCTGGGGGAAAGGCCACTGCATTCTGCCGACAATGTGTCAATTTCATCTGTGAAGATTGTGTGAAGTCTCATAAACGATTGAGAGTATTTGCCGGACATGCCATCTCCACTCTGGACGAGCTTAAACAGGGCGGAGTGAAAGAACTAACATTCGAAAGCCCACCACCCCCAAAATGCGAAGATCATGAGGAGCTAAAAAAGATTTTTTGTTTCGATTGCAACAAGCTCATCTGTCGAGACTGTATCGTTATTGAACACGCTGGACACAATTATGAATTTGTCAAAAAAGCCGCCCCCGCAACTCGCAAAAAGCTGACGGAgcacctctccccactcaAGAACCTACTGCCTGATCTGAGCACCGCTGTGAATCAAGTGAAAGGAACTAAACAGAAGATCCAGGCTCAGAAAGAactgacagagagacaagtgAATGCCAAGTTCCAGGAGCTACACGATATTCTCGATCGATGCAAGGTCCGTGTTTTACGAGAATCTTCTGCTTTGGCTGATTCAAAGATGGAGAAGCTGACGATTCAAGAGAAGGGTCTGGACCTGTCCCTGGGcactgctcagagtttgattgactttgtagagcgtacactggagaatgcaagtgatgaagagctgattacgatgcaagagcaggtggtgagtcgaatcgatgccgaggtggtgaagcgagggaaggaagcagccaatcctgatccagtggagaaagatgattttggaattgaagtgtttgtttgtgaggaTCTCAAGAAGTTGTGTGAGAACAATGTTATTGTGTGTGAAGGAAAGCCGATTGTGAAAGGAGACGGTATCAAAACAGCTGAAGTTGACAAATGTGCAAGTCTGAATGTCTATATCAGTTCAAAACAAGGCAAACCACAAGCAGTACTGAAATCGCTAGTTGATCAATCGACCCAACAATTGCAAGCAGTGTCTTTGATGGGTGGAGTGTACAGCGTTGAGTACACCCCTAGGGTACGTGGTCGACAccacctcctgatctcagtggACGACCAGCCCATACCAGGAAGCCCCTTCTCTGTGTTCGTAAaaataccccccaccaagctGGACAAACCAGTGAAGCAGATAAAAGGAATCAACATCCCTGTGTATATGGCATTCAACTCATCAGAAGAACTGATTGTAACTGACTTTCTTGGTGATGTTTTGGTGTTTGACAAAAAAGGAGAACAAATTCAAAGTATCAGCAAATCAAAGCATGGGTTTGACGGTATCTGTGGTGTGGCAGTAGACAAGGAAGACAACATCTATGTCTGTGATAGCATAAAACgctgtgtgtacaagttcaaCAAAAGAGGAGATCTGCTAAAGAGGTTTGGGACGAAGGGAAGTGGTCCAAAGGAACTCAACTTCCCTCGAGGGATAGCAGTCGCTGGtgatcaagtgtttgtgtgctATCAGAATAATCACAGAGTCCAAGTGTTGACGACAGAGCTGGAGCCAGTCAAGCAGATTGGTTCAATAGGAACTGGTAATGAGCATTTTAACGAACCAGAGGATGTTGCAGTGGACAATGAACAAATGGTGTATGTCACTGACTGTAGTAATGATCGTGTTCAAGTGCTCACTATGGATGGTCGGTTTATTCGCTCGATTGGAAAGAAAGGAAATGGACAAGGAGATTTGTATGGCCCTcgcggtgtgtgtgtcactggttttgtttatgttgctGATTATCGTGTATCAGTGTTCACTAAAGACGGCCAGtttgtcacatcatttggtaatggtCATATCACTTCTCCTCGTGGAGTagctgtggacagtgatggttttgtttatgtGCGCAGTGAAGGATCTGTTGTTATATTTTAG
- the LOC135343678 gene encoding DNA replication licensing factor MCM6-like yields the protein MLFGGVPMTTTEGTHLRGDINVCFNDEVKRGVLLMLFGGVPKTTTEGTRLRGDINVCFNDEVKRGVLLMVFGGVPKTTMEGTHLRGDINVCIVGDPSCGKSQFLKRVEEFSPRAVYTSGKASTAAELTAAVVKDEESHEFAIEAGALMLADNGVCCIDEFDKMDLKDQVAIHEAMEQQTISITKAGVKATLNARTSILAAANPIGGRYDRSKSLKMNIQLTAPIMSRFDLFFIIVDECNEVTDYAIARRIVDLHSHKTEAVERVYSLEEIQRYVLFARQFKPRISPTSGEYMVEQYKKLRQRDCSGVARSSWRITVRQLESLIRLAEAMARIHCSDEVQPKHVKEGFRLLNKSIIRVETPDINFDEDEQIINGNDEDCMTNGENGVNGENGVNGHTPIDQSDPSTQPPVKTKKIRVTYEEYRIISNLLILHMRQSEEADKDSSGVREGDLVNWYLKEVADDIDNVEELTEKKLLVEKVIERLVQHDHILLPLVMGEESDEDPFLVVHPNYVVET from the exons ATGCTGTTCGGTGGTGTGCCCATGACGACCACGGAGGGGACTCATCTCCGTGGGGACATCAACGTGTGCTTCAACGATGAGGTGAAGCGAGGTGTTCTACTGATGCTGTTCGGTGGTGTGCCCAAGACGACCACGGAGGGGACTCGTCTCCGTGGGGACATCAACGTGTGCTTCAACGATGAGGTGAAGCGAGGTGTTCTACTGATGGTGTTCGGTGGTGTGCCCAAGACGACCATGGAGGGGACTCATCTCCGTGGGGACATCAACGTGTGCATCGTGGGGGACCCGTCCTGTGGCAAGAGCCAGTTCCTCAA GAGAGTGGAGGAGTTCAGTCCTCGTGCAGTGTACACTAGTGGCAAGGCCTCGACAGCAGCTGAACTCACAGCTGCCGTGGTCAAGGACGAGGAGAGTCACGAGTTTGCTATAGAGGCTGGCGCTCTCATGCTCGCTGACAAT GGAGTTTGTTGTATTGACGAGTTTGACAAGATGGACCTCAAAGACCAAGTAGCCATTCATGAAGCCATGGAGCAACAGACCATCTCAATCACCAAGGCTGGTGTCAAGGCAACTCTCAATGCTCGTACATCCATCCTAGCTGCGGCTAATCCGATTGGTGGTCGCTATGACCGGTCAAAATCACTCAAGATGAACATCCAGCTCACTGCCCCCATAATGTCGCGCTTTGACCTCTTCTTCATCATAGTGGATGAGTGTaacgag gtGACTGACTATGCCATCGCTAGGCGTATTGTGGACCTCCACAGTCACAAGACAGAGGCAGTGGAGCGTGTCTATTCCCTC GAGGAGATCCAACGCTACGTATTGTTTGCTCGTCAGTTCAAGCCTCGTATCAGCCCCACCTCTGGTGAGTACATGGTGGAGCAGTACAAGAAACTACGGCAGAGAGACTGCTCGGGCGTGGCTCGGTCGTCATGGAGAATCACCGTGAGACAGCTGGAGAGTTTGATACGACTTGCAGAGGCCATGGCCAggatccactgctctgatgag GTACAACCTAAGCATGTGAAAGAAGGCTTTCGTTTGCTCAATAAGTCTATTATTCGTGTGGAGACTCCTGACATCAACTTTGACGAGGATGAACAGATCATCAATG GCAATGATGAGGACTGCATGACCAATGGTGAGAATGGTGTCAATGGCGAGAATGGAGTGAACGGCCACACTCCAATAGACCAATCAGATCCATCCACTCAACCGCCGGTGAAAACCAAGAAGATACGAGTTACGTATGAGGAATATCGTATCATCTCCAACCTGCTCATCCTGCACATGCGTCAGAGCGAGGAGGCAGACAAAG aTTCTAGCGGAGTTCGTGAAGGTGACCTAGTGAACTGGTACCTGAAGGAGGTGGCTGATGACATAGATAATGTGGAGGAGCTGACGGAGAAGAAGCTCCTCGTGGAGAAGGTCATCGAGAGACTTGTGCAACAT GACCACATTCTGTTGCCGTTGGTGATGGGGGAGGAGTCAGACGAAGATCCATTCCTGGTGGTTCATCCCAACTACGTCGTTGAGACATGA
- the LOC135343677 gene encoding E3 ubiquitin-protein ligase TRIM71-like, whose protein sequence is MAEGPDPVVADLEQEVTCGICHDRYQEPKLLPCCHYYCKQCILTLSSHYRPNQPFPCPDCRDPTLLPDNNPDRLPTAFFINRMKALHSRMEKAHGKLETTCEMCPGGKATAFCRQCVQFMCEKCVESHQRMKLFATHIVSTLDELKQGGVKELTFENPPPPKCEDHEEPKKIFCFDCNKLICRDCIVIEHAGHNYEFVKKAAPATRKKLTEHLSPLKNLLPDLSTAVNQVKGTKQKIQAQKELTKRQVNAKFQELHDILDQCKIRVLRESSALADSKMEKLTVQEKGLDLSLGTAQSLIDFVERTLENASDEELITMQEQVVSRIDAEVVKRGKEAANPDPVEKDDFEVEIFVCEDLKKLCVKNVFVYDGTKVDLTKCTVEGDGAKNAEIDKPACFSINTYQPRQCSSKIKVTLKSLVDESSQQLQAVPVRGGVYSVEYTPKVRGRHHLLISVDDQPIPGSPFSVFIKIPPTKLDKPVRVIRGINNPRYMAFNSSEELIVTDYSGYILVFDKKGKQIRSISKSKHGFGGIYGVAVDKEDNIYVCDSGKHCVYKFNKRGDLLKRFGTNGSGPKELNYPRGIAVAGDQVFVCDRYNHRVQVLTTELEPVKQIGSKGSGNGHFNLPHDVAVDNEQMVYVTDYCNNRVQVLTMDGRFIRSIGKKGNGQGDLSRPFGVCVTGFVYVADYGNECVSVFTKDGQFVTSFGNGHITDPYGVAVDSDGFVYVCSVGSVVIF, encoded by the coding sequence ATGGCCGAAGGACctgatccagttgttgctgatctcgagcaagaagtgacctgtggcatctgccatgaccgctaccaggagccaaagctgctcccttgttgtcactactactgcaaacaatgcatcctcacactctccagtcactaCCGACCCAACCAGCCGTTTCCCTGCCCTGACTGTCGTGATCCCACTCTATTGCCAGACAACAACCCAGACAGACTGCccactgcgttcttcatcaacAGGATGAAAGCACTTCACTCGAGGATGGAGAAAGCCCACGGCAAGTTGGAGACAACCTGTGAAATGTGCCCTGGGGGAAAGGCCACTGCATTCTGCCGACAGTGTGTCCAGTTTATGTGTGAAAAATGTGTAGAATCTCATCAACGTATGAAATTGTTTGCTACACATATCGTCTCCACTCTGGACGAGCTCAAACAGGGCGGAGTCAAAGAACTAACATTCGAAAACCCACCACCCCCAAAATGTGAAGATCACGAAGAGCCAAAAAAGATTTTCTGTTTCGATTGCAACAAGCTCATCTGTCGAGACTGTATCGTTATTGAACACGCTGGACACAATTACGAATTTGTAAAGAAAGCCGCCCCCGCAACTCGCAAAAAGCTGACGGAgcacctctccccactcaAGAACCTACTGCCTGATCTGAGCACCGCTGTGAATCAAGTGAAAGGAACTAAACAGAAGATCCAGGCCCAGAAAGAACTGACTAAGAGACAAGTGAATGCCAAGTTTCAAGAGCTACACGATATTCTCGATCAATGCAAGATCCGTGTTTTACGAGAATCTTCTGCTTTGGCTGATTCAAAGATGGAGAAGCTGACAGTTCAAGAGAAGGGTCTGGACTTGTCCCTGGGcactgctcagagtttgattgactttgtagagcgtacactggagaatgcaagtgatgaagaactgATTACGATGCAAGAGCAGGTGGTGAGTCGAATCGATGCCGAGGTGGTGAAGCGAGGGAAGGAAGCAGCCAATCCCGATCCAGTGGAGAAAGATGATTTTGAAGTTGAAATTTTTGTTTGTGAAGATCTCAAGAAGTTGTGTGTGAAGAACGTTTTTGTGTATGACGGTACTAAAGTGGATCTAACAAAGTGCACTGTGGAAGGAGATGGAGCTAAAAATGCTGAAATCGATAAACCTGCTTGCTTTTCAATCAATACATACCAGCCACGACAATGTTCTTCAAAAATTAAAGTGACTCTAAAATCGCTAGTTGATGAATCATCTCAACAATTGCAAGCAGtgcctgtgaggggtggagtgtacagtgttgagtacacccctaaggtacgtggtcgacaccacctcctgatctcagtggACGATCAGCCCATCCCAGGAAGCCCCTTCTCTGTGTTCATCAAAATTCCCCCCACCAAGCTGGACAAACCAGTGAGGGTGATAAGAGGAATCAACAACCCTCGATATATGGCATTCAACTCATCAGAAGAACTGATTGTAACTGACTATAGCGGTTATATTTTGGTGTTTGACaagaaaggaaaacaaatTCGAAGCATCAGCAAATCAAAGCATGGGTTTGGCGGTATCTATGGTGTGGCAGTAGACAAGGAGGACAACATCTATGTCTGTGATAGCGGcaaacactgtgtgtacaagttcaaCAAAAGAGGAGACCTACTGAAGAGGTTTGGGACGAATGGAAGTGGTCCAAAGGAACTCAACTACCCTCGAGGGATAGCAGTCGCTGGtgatcaagtgtttgtgtgcgatcGATACAATCACAGAGTCCAAGTGTTGACAACAGAGCTGGAGCCAGTCAAGCAGATTGGTTCAAAGGGATCTGGTAATGGACATTTTAACCTCCCACATGATGTTGCAGTGGACAATGAACAAATGGTGTATGTCACTGACTATTGTAATAATCGTGTTCAAGTGCTCACTATGGATGGTCGGTTTATTCGCTCGATTGGAAAGAAAGGAAATGGACAAGGAGATCTGTCTCGCCcttttggtgtgtgtgtcactggttttgtttatgttgctGATTATGGTAACGagtgtgtgtcagtgttcaCTAAAGACGGTCAGTTTGTCACATCGTTTGGTAATGGTCATATCACTGATCCTTATGGAGTagctgtggacagtgatggttttgtttatgtGTGCAGTGTAGGATCTGTTGTTATATTTTAG